The DNA sequence TTTTATCAAGGATGAGGTGTCAGGAGttattaatataagttgtagaacttgcttcacaattgaCCTTGAATAAAGtagtataaaatatcaaaacagcgTTATTTAAGTGCTCATGTAATAGATGCAATAGAAAATGCTCTGGTCAGTGTACTGTTTTTACAGACTCGGTGATGTCATATTGAAAGGAGAGAGTAATATGTAACTGAGGCGTGATATTTTAGGTTTAAACTGCAAACACCACCGTATGTAatgattggaccaaaaatgtgttGTGCTGAATAAGCGGACCAGGGTTCACACATGAAggtgtatttatagtaacatgcaAGTTAAGCAATAGAAAGTTTGAACCAGATGTTGGTAATTGTAATCAGTAAATGTAATCAGCTGTAATTAAATTTGTAATGCCGCTGTCTAAACTTTCAACTGAAACTTTAAACTGTAGTATTATAATTTGAGTCATTAATACTTAGTCTCAGATATTTGAACTTAAATTAATGAGCTgtagaatgaaattaaaaagtttatGAATGACCTTTCTTTTCTCTCACAGGATTTTTCTATTCAACAACTGGAGCGTCGTATCAACAGAATGCAGGGTGAAAGGTCAAACGAAGAGAAGATACACTTAGAGGCTAAAATAAAGGATCTAACAGATGAACTGGAACAGAAGAACAACACACATACACTTCTAACATTGCAATTAAAGAGATTACaggtaaatgaaaataagaattgCAGGTGACTGATGAATAGATATTGTGAAATTGCTGTTGCAGTGTATTTTCACTGGGGCTTTTTTTACCCTTTTAGGGACTGAAATGGACCCCATTCCCCTCTCCAAAAGTTCCCCCCCCCCCTATTTTTGATTGAAAGTTCCTTTTGCTCCCTTCCTCCCTCCTTACTTACTCCAGCCAAAACTCTCATTAaatctacataattatgtaaaccaTACTGTTTAAAACACAGACGGGAATGTGctttttaagtcattttctttAAGAGTGCAACattcttatgaaaaatattgttttcattacaATGTGATTTTTCACCTGTTTTAAGTCCTTACAGCAAGATTTCCCCTCCTTAAAGGCCCTACCACCATTCcctaaaaacttaaaaaaacaacaatcagtTTAAATGAAGCTGTTTTTGTGAATTTAAGTATTTTGAATTTCTTGTGGGATCAGTTTGCTTTACCAAAAGGAGATGTTTTTATCACATAAGATACCAGATGATAAATCTAGAGGCATTTCTGAGTGGTAGATGATTGTAAACAGTTGAAAAGTGATCTGAAatatacttgaaaaaaatatgttgtgtttCACATAATTTCAGCTTTAAGCCTCCTTAAGGTAAAACACTTAGATAAAAGTGTGGGTATTCCTTTTAAATTCAATAAATTCCCAGTATATCTCTAGAATTACCACTTTTTCAAGAAAACTCACAGTATTTCTCGCCATCCATGGAAAATACAAGTATTTCCCGCTTTAATGCGACCCTTAAACAAGTTATTGTTTTTATGCTAGATACAGATTTTTAAGTATTTCCCGCTTTAACGCGACCCTGTAACCAGTTATTGTTTTTATGCTAGGTACAGATTTTTAAGCTTATTGTTAAGTTTGATTGCAACAGtataaagataaatatatttttattctatttataggATGATATTAGACGTGTTAGCCGAGAGCTGGAGAAGAGCGGATCAGAGAAAAATGATCTCACTAGTAAGATTGAAGAGCTCTACCTTTACAATGACAGTTCTGAGAGAGAACTGAAGAAAATCATCACATCCAAACAAGATCTGATGGTCGACCAGAATATCTTGAAATTGGAGCTAAAGAGATTAAGAGATATGCTTAACGAGAGAGCTGACGAGGTGTTCTCACTGGAGAAGAGGAGGCTACAACTTGAAACCGTAAGTTATGTTCATGATTTCATTGTAGAAAAGAGGTTCTCATGGAGAGATATCTGTACAGTAATTGTGAAATATAATAAGGCTATTATAAGGGTAGCAGATCAAGGGTATAGAACTGAGATACTTGGATGAAAATTAGTTAAAAACCAATCTAAACTACCGGTAACATAAATGTGCTTGGATTAAATTTTGAACATTACTGTATTTGTAATTTTGTCTTGCATTGACTTTCTGTTGATATATCAGGATGAAATAAACTTAATTTGATGGTATGATTTAGAATAGCTAAAGCATTGATTTTCTGATGCATTATTAAGGATAATATTGAGGGtatacttttttaattttgtgcACTTCACTATAAATCTTTGATGTTCTAAATTTGGGTCTGATGTCTTTTGTAGGCAATGAAAGAACGCCACCAGGAGATCAACATCCACAAGGAAATGTTGAGTGCCCAGGTCAGGGCTGTCAACGAGGAAAGACAGCAGATTAGTGCGGAATTACATGAGAGAATCTCCAAAATTGATAAACTCAGGAAAAGGTAAGCAAGgccttattacctccccttagcgcaacatttaatttaaagaaatggGGATAGTTTATATCATTCTATCATTCTGCccctttttaaaatctataaataaTGTAGTGTGTAATAACatcagttaagtttttttttactagatttttaaggttttatgGTTTTTAATAGTCACTTTTCATTTAAAGTTCTTTAACTAGGCCATCTTGACAAATAGATTGCTGGCCAAATAATTATTTTGcctgattttgttcaaacttctCAAAGGTCACACTGACATGTGCTTATTTCTTCTGATccagttgaattcttcatgtcaggaagccatccagctgacttacggaaggtcggtggttctacccaggtgcccactcatgatgaaataatgcacggaggggcaactggggtcttcctccaccatcaaagctggaaagtcgccatatgacctataattctgtcggtgcgacgttaaacccaacaaaataaaaataaattcttctgATCCTCTGTTAAGCTGATGCTTTGAGCATGCAGAATGCAAGGtacaacaaaaaaaactgaaaacaggATCACTTCTTTGTTATATAATTATGGGTCTGTTAAAAATAACAGCTCACATTAAATGATACGTTAGTTAAACCTCACTAATTAACTATGATTTTGACAGTTTGTTGTCATGTTTTATTGCAGGTATGAGATATTGATGGTGTCTATGGCTCCACCAGAGGGGGAAGAGGAGAGGTCACAGGCTTATTATGTCATCAAGGTAAAGTTCACTCCTTCCATCAAAAATTAGAAATTCTGTTTTATTCCTGAAAATTGATACCAAATTCTTCCAATTTTCAGGGGTGCTTTTCATGACATCTAAAGTTTACTTCACCATCAAAGTTGTgagtcaacaaaaaaaaaaacaaataggtACCAGATTTAATCTTTCCAGGAACAGAACAAGATGAGTTGTTTTTGATTTAATGCACCTTTTAATCTGTCATAATAACATACTTCAGGATTATGCTGGAAAACAGCTTTAGCTTATGTTTTCAGTTGCCTTTTTAAGGCATTCAAAACTTGAAAGGGATCAATGTAATTAATTCTTAAACTTCCGTGGTAATGAGTATAGGACAAACATGTATCAAACTCAGTTTATATGACAAggctttaaagttgtttttttttagctcacctgagcattgcgcaggtgagtttttgtgattgctccatgtccggcatctgtcaacatttagcttgtgtatgcggtagaggctgtatttttcaactgatcttcatgaaatttggtcagaatgattatcttgatgaaatctaggccaggttagaaactgggtcatctggggtcaaaaactaggtcattaggtcaaatcaaagaaaaaccttgtgtatgcaatagaggctgtatttttcaattaatcttcatgaaatttggtcagaatgattaccttgatgaaatctaggcaaagttcgaaaatgggtcatctggggtcaaaaactaggtcactaggtcagatcaaagaaaaaccttgtgtatgcgatagaggctgtatttttcaattgatcttcatgaattttggtcagaatgattaccttgataaaatctaggcaaagttcgaaaatggggtcatctggggtcaaaaactaggtcactaggtcaaatcaaagaaaaacattgtgtatgtgatagaggctgtatttttcaattaatcttcatgaattttggtcagaatgattgccttgatgaaatctaggtcagatttgaatatgggtcatcttgagtcaaaaactaggtcactaggtcaaatcaaaggaaaagcttgtatatgcgatagaggctgtatttttcaattgatcttcctgaaattaagtcaaaatgataaccttaatgaaatctaggccagatttgaaaatgggtcatcttgggtcaaaaagtaggtcactaggtcaaatcaaagaaaaaccttgtgtatgcgatagaggctgtatttttcaattgatcttcatgaaatttggtcagaatgatagccttgatgaaatctaggccaatttcgaatatgggtcatcttgagttaaaaacgaggtcactaggtgaaatcaaagaaaatatttacttatactcaatatttttgctccaattttaatggtaattggtcagaatatttttttccatgaaatcactaggtcaaacatgtttactctgtttaatatgctgtgttgtggtgtgtttctcaggtgagcgacctagggccatcttggccctcttgttttgttatactgtgaaatcattaatattcatgggggactaattttcatggatttcatggttgattaaagccatgaaatttaatcccaacgaacaagtaaaattcccattcattttatgttcaaaagttgaaagccacaaattcatatcccaacgaaattgccgttttgaccaaaaccacgaaatttcatgcccacaaaattaaatgattttacagtatgtgaaTTCATTGTGAGTGAAGCCAAAGTTTAAATATACATTTACCAACAATGTGTAAATTACAGGCTGCCCAGGAGAAAGAAGAGTTACAGCGTGAAGGTGATGACCTAGATGCCAGGATCAGGAAGGCCGAGAAGGAAATCCGAGCTCTAGAAAATACACTCAAACTTATGAACAACAGGAATGAAACTTACAGGAAAAGCTTTAACAAAGTTACCGATGCTAGTAAGtatgcttaacccttacccttctaaatttctataatgaacttgtccatctttcaatgtggacagtaccattaactgttaaaaagggtgcttaccaaaaaatactgactgaatggtggaAACaggtgcagaacatgatcagactgcacggatgtgcaggctgatcatgatctgcaccggtcgcaaaggcagaatcaattgtgtccagcatgataagggttaatatagcATACTAAAGAAGTTAAAATGATTTCTTCAGATTTTCTCCCTTTTTGCTGGTCTTCATTTTTGAAGTCATTTGGAGTCTATAACATTCTGAGTGTAGAATTAAGACTTTAACTGGTTTTCTTAACTATTTAAGTTGCCATAATTATATTTGTACATACAGCACAGATTTCACTGAAACTTGGTTCTAGTTAAGCCCCTTTAATTTAAAAGTTCTTGGCAACTTTTTAGCATTATAGCTGAATTATAACCAACAACATAAGCCTTAGTAAGTCAAAATTTCAGAGACTTATGGGTCAAGAATTCCAAAGGAAATGCATGCTTTCCTGAAACATTTTCCGTATGAATAATAGCAATATTTGgaacacaaaataaaatgcaCTTTTGGACTTTAATGTTGTCTAGGTGATGAAATGGAGGAGAAACAACAGCTAGATGAACAGATGAGAGCTGTTATGGACAAGTACAAGTATAAGAGACGTCAGATTAGAGAGTTACAGGAAGATCTACAGACCATGAGTAACACGCTGGAGAATCTGAACAGAGATGAAGATGCCTATGTTGAGATGGTGGAAGAGAAGAAAGTGAGTGTGCATTGTTATATGCAATTTAAGAAGATTTAATGGTGAACTCTTCTTGGCTGTGGAGCTGGAAAAGGGAGTGTTGTATTCAGTACTGGAAAAGGGAGTGTTGTATTCAGTTCTGGAATGACTTAGCCTCTTTCTGAACAGGAGCTATATTCATTGAGAAGCCTCCATGGCCATGCGGTTTAGCAAGTTGTCTTGGAATCATTTGCCTATCACTTCTGTGGGTTCAAAACTGGCTTTGAGGTTTAGAAACATTTATGTGCAAGGGCCATTTAGCTGGCTAACAGGCAGTTGTTGTTTTGCCATTTTATTTTGAGTTACACCATATAGTATAATTTAAGAAAAGACGCAATGGTGGTTTCTACAGAATCAGGGTCGTAAGTTAGAGCCCCAGTTCCTCCAACTAAAGATTACTTATGTTAGGATAAAAGTACTGTGTACAGGTGCTTTTACACCTTGCACACTAAAGAATCAGGGatgcttctggaattggagcatcttctTTACCTTGCACTATCATACCACTAAATTATAAACAGTCTTCTGGGGTATTCACCCATATCGGCTTCTGATGGCGTCTATAAATAAGCTTGAATACACACACATAATGTAATGAACTGTTAAGAAATGCCTAGTATCCTCCCCTTTATATGTATGTTTCTGTACTTTCAGAACAAAATTTTACAGTTGAACAAAGAGCTAGATGACCAAAGAGCAAAATTAGAGAGAGTTACAAAACAGGTATGTATAAATGATAAtccatattgtttgaaatgacaataaaaacacaattttcataaTTTCTTGTTACTGATATCTTTTTTCTTAATGCTCATTAAAATGAGGATGCAATTCTTAACAATAAGATTCAGATAATATCAAACTTGCAGTACAATTcattgtttttcatgttttatgttgtttgttACAGAATCTTCGCTATGCAAAAGAAGTGAGATCTGCGAAGAAGTCCAAAGGGGAAACTCCAGAAGAAGTAAGTCTGTTACAAtaccgtatattttcgcttataagatgTACTCGCTTACAAGATGCACCCCGAAATTGGACATGCAATCTggggtttctttttctttatatttcctTGTAGTACATGCTTATAAGATGCTCCCCACTCttgaactggaaatatgactcctgataatgcgtcttataagcgaaaatatataCGGTATCAATTTCATTTActcttgaaaaaatatatatattggcaCCAAAGTGTAAAGTTTTTGCAGTTCTGTTTCTTTGGCATGTATGACATTGTGATTAAAGAAGTGTTTGTGTGAAGGATGGCAGCACTATAGTAGAATGCATTTGTTTTGCGGAAAACTAATCTGCAACAAAATATCTCAAACTTGttaatgaaatattcttttatctattagtttttttacaaatgatGAAACATTAACTGATGATAGCTGGTTTAGAGAGTAAGTGATGCTGATGATTGTTGATTACAGTTTTCTGTCACGTTTTGTCTTACACGACTTGCATTAATTGCTATATATAAAGATATAGCAAACAGCCTACATATGAATCTTCGATAAAATatgattgacatacattttatcCCCTAGTTACGATTGTAACATAAGAAATTCTACTTAGGTTCCATTACATAAGAATTATTCCATGGCCTAACAACATTTCAGAAACATAATTATGAGAAAGCTGTACTGACTTATATGCAGGGATGTAAAACACGTTTAAATCTCTAGGAGCGAATTAGTGTTTTATCTTTGATTACagatttttatcttgttttatctGTTTCACAGAAAGATTTCACAGTTCGAGAGTTGAGAGAGTTTAACAAGAACGTGATGCAGCAGATAGGGGAGGCAACTCAGGTCCATCCTGACCTCGGAGAGGCAGTTGCTCTTTATTTCCAACAAGTAAAACTGTTTTACATTCgtttttaactttataaaaagtTACCTCTTGTTATAAAAGcaagattttatcatttatgttgtttttaaaaatgtatgccTTCATTTTTTAATTGCGCATAGCACCTGTATTTTTCACAGTCGgtattcatcaacatttaaaGTCTAAAACTAAACATTCTCTTCGTAGAACTGCAAATTTTAAAGACACCATAacttttttttagcaaatttattctGTTTCAATTTTGCTGAGCTCGCTATAACCTTAGAATGCATGTTTATTgcaaattttcattacattttgtgCTAATTTAATGGTAAAagagcaaaataaaaattcagcaGTTTAATATCCAAGTCTTAAACTTAAAATGTTGATTAATACAATCAACCAGTAAGAACAAAAGCAGTTTAGTAGTTCTTACATTTCACATGAGCTAAATTTACTGTAGTGTTGTATTTTGGCTGtgtgaaattattaattatttacaCAGGTCAATGTCTTCAATGTTTCTCGTAAGAGATGAGGTGCAAACTGAATTGTTACATTATGACGattgtttgattgttttattgtatcaaaTAATTCAGCAGTCATATTCATTTAAATACTGTTATTTCTTTTTTGCAAGTAATTTCTACCAAACAATGATAATTTTTTTGTTAGATAGATGTTATTCATTTTAACTGACTTGCAAATGAAAATCAACTAATTGATATGAATAATCTCTTGAATTTCACTAAGTAAACATTGCTTGTTCCCTGTTTCCTTTTAGGCTAACCTTCCATCATTGACACCGAGTCGGCAACCAGGCAGTGCTAGGAGCAGTCTGTCTTCTGTACGTAGCAGTGCTTCTAGCATCAAATCCCCAACAGGAAGTGCTATGGGTAGAGCCCAGATTGGAGCAGATTTTGGAGGTATGTACTGGGGCTTCTTCAAGCTCAAATGAACTGTGGGTTACTGTCAAATCTTTGtttttcatgggggactaattatgtctcccacaccactgtggtgggagacgtattgatttactcctgtcagtgtgtgtatgtgtctgtcacaaatcttgtccgtaCTCTAAgtagaacatttctcatccagtcttcaccaaacttgaataaaatgtgtttgacaataagtcctccgccaagttcgataactagccaaatcggcccttCGGAAttatatggcccttgaattatcgaaaattaCAGATgacagtgatacaggtcttggtgcattgTTAACTCAGATACATATTGGAGAAGAAATGCCAGTCTAGATGatttggcagttgtgggagacatgcgcttttctcagaagcagctctagttttcgTTGATTTCATGCTTGTCTTAGTCAACAAAATTAAATGCCATTGCACAAATAAATCTCCCTATTATTTTACGTCTGAAATATGAAATTCTGTACTATTTTCTCTGTATTCAGGTGTAAATTCTGTACTATTTTCTGTATTCAGTGGTAAATTCTGTACTATATTCTGTATTTAAGTATGCATTCTGTACTACTTTCTGTATTCAGGTGTACATTCTGTACTATTTTCTGTATTCAAGTGTTCATTCTGTACTGTATTCAGATGAACATTCTGTACTTTATTCTGTACTTAGGTATGCATTCTGTACTACTTTCTGTTTTCAGGTATACATTCTGTACTATTTTCTGTATTCAAGTGTTCATTCTGTACTATATTCTGTATTCAGGTGTACATTCTGTACTATTCTCTGTATTCAAGTACATTCTGTACTATTTTCTGTATTTAGGTATGCATTCTGTACTATTTTCTATATTCAGGTGTACATTCTGTACTATTTTCTATATTCAGGTGTACATTCTGTACTATTTTCTGTATTCAGGTGTACATTCTGTACTATTTTCTGTATTCAAGTGTTCATTCTGTACTGTATTCAGTGGTAAATTGCAAACTATATTCTGTATTTAGGTATGCATTCTGTACTACTTTCTGTATTCAGGTGTACATTCTGTACAGTATTCAGATGTACATTATCTGTATTTAAGTACATTCTGTACTATTTTCTGTATTTAGGTATGCATTCCGTACTATTTTCTGTATTCAAGTGTTCATTCTGTACTGTATTCAGATGTACATTCTGTACTATATTCTGTATTCAGGTGTACATTCTGTACTATTCTCTGTATTTAAGTACATTCTGCACTATATTCTGTATTTAGGTATGCATTCTGTACTATTTTCTGTATTCAAGTGTTCATTCTGTACTGTATTCAGATGTACATTCTGTACTATATTCTGTATTCAGGTGTACATTCTGTACTATAGGTGTACATTCTGTACTATTTTCGTATTTAGGTATGTATTCTGTACTATTTTCTATATTCAGGTGTACATTCTGTACTGTTTTCTATATTCAGGTGTACATTCTGTACTATTTTCTGTATTCAGATGTACATTCTGTACTATTTTCTATATGCAGGTGTACATTCTGTACTCTTTTCTGTATTCAGATGTACATTCTGTACTATTTTGTATATTCAGGTGTACATTCTGTACTATTTTCTGTATTCAGGTGTGCAGTCACCAGGAAGTTCACGTAGTTCAAGCTCTATGAGCAGTATACGAAGTGGAAGAAGTGGAAGAAGTCAGACAAGCGGACGAAGATAAAAATGTtgtctataaattatttattatctgTGTTATTTGATAGACAAATTGTGTGGATGCTGAGATGACACGTTATGGTGAAAAAACTGTTGAAACTgaggaaaaaaaattaataaaaactgaaaaagataTCAAGAATATATTGAAATGATGAATGTTTTGATTGCatatttgttcagaatgttaccttttagtgatacattttgtttacatctttaaaGAATATCGGGAAccaaaatatttttactgcatttaatcTTGTGAATAAATTGCCTATCCTGTTAATCAAGACCGTTTTcacctaaatgtttttgtttttttttgtaaggcAAATTTAGAGACAAAAAACTACAtccaaaaacatgtttttttagcAAATGAAATGTCTGATTGCTGTGTCTGTGCTTTAGTACAGATGCTATTGAATTATGATAAGGCACAATTGTTTTACTATTAAAAATgacttatttttttcaatgactgtgatactgttttgcattttcatttatatatttgtaaataaactatATATACCAGCTGTCAGAGGGCTGTGTATAAAATTATTGTATCTCCTTTATTTAAAGTAtataatatgtttataaaatagtttgttctttcattcttgaatttttatgATTAGGCTAAACAAAGTTTATGATTAGTTTCTtgtcattattgttttattaaaaagaacttgtattttttggtgaaaatatatAAGACATTTTGTATCCCAGTTGTTCAAAATGGTTTAAGCTTAAGATAATAATTTTTACacttgcatgaaaacaaaatgctAAAAGCTACTAGAAAAGGAATTTACTTTTTGGTTTGCTTGCTGTACGAAAAGATCAGAAAAACTAAGCATGACCTTTGTTTGGCCtttcagatatgaaaatatacatgtttctTATCTGCAAGACCTGTATAGTCACACTGCCATTTGTAATGAAAACTGAGGTCATTCatctttaatttttgtttaacGTGAACTTATAATTACACCTGATTCTGTCCCATATGTACTTAAGACGTTTACTGAACGTCTACAGTTAGATAACTACAGTCAAGCCTGTGGTTAAGACCACCTCGAAAATGAAGCCACTACTATAAAACCTGATTATAACAGCCACTGTTTTCTCTTCAAGCTTAACCTTAAATAGTTTAAGGTATCCAGTCCACAAATAGTGCAAATCATTTCAGCAATAATCAGTCCCTTTCATATTTTCCGGATTTTTCTTTCAGGAAGCTATTTATAGATCGGATACCTTAACTTTACTTGTGATGAGAGAGCACCTTTCAACAACAACCACTTTTTAAGTTTCTAAGGTTGGTCTCTAAAAACAGGTTTTACCATGATACATActgttataatatattgtattCGTGCTTTATGCATGTCTTGACTTTTTATTGTTTGCGAAATGAATACAATTTCAAATCGTTACTAAATATACATTCCAATAACTTAACTGTTGACTTCTTTAAGGTAGTGCAGCAGTAATGACAATTACAAAATCgtaatttcataaattaaatgaaaaatctttGAAGACATCAATCAGAAATGACAATCTGCAAATTATGCATTCTTTGTAAGCTATTTTGGCATTCCCCTAGTTTTAACAGAAAGTCCTGTACGTATTATTTATTACTGGGTTTGTATGTGACCCTTCACGGAAATATTGGAGGGTAAGTATGATAAATTGTGGAGGGGGATGAGGTGTATTAACGAGGATATTGCCGGGTGTCATCACAGCTCCACAGCCTTAATTAAGTcatttgattaaattaaattaaatcacTGACTATTttatatgaagaagaaatgttacGTTGATGTCACTGCAATTAAAAATGTCAACTTAATTACACagtgttgttgtttgttttcgaAATTGCTTATGGCGTCTCTGAATGCAAAGAAACACAATTACAGTCCAACGTTCCAATGAAAAAACACTTTGGCGTCTTTATAGACTGGTTTGACTGTACATTGTATTGAGAAATTTCGATCACTTAGAATAGCGTTCATAGGTGTAGCTATCTCCTTAAAGTtatttgaataattcaaaattaatgtggtcagtagataggatcattagatcaaaggtcaaggtcacattgaggTAGAAACTGAATttagttccgatcaataactaaataATCCATAGACTTTCTGCCTTCAGACCTCATAGGTTGATTGccagtggtcagtagatgaccagATGACTCGTACTGTTTTGATGATCAGTAGGCCAAATGTCCAGGTAATAATGACCTTGAGAATGAAAACGGTTTCGGTTCAAAAACTGATAAACGCTTTGCtctacagttgtcaaacttctcCTCAATTGCGGGGACTACCCTTTAAATTCACGAACTATTGCATACAAAATAGCATGTGTAGGACTCAAAGATATAAAACAGCAAAGGAATCACGTGCACGATCATATCGTAgactatttttaaaacaaatttatacattttttcagaGGCAGTTATCCTATTTAGGCGAACAGATCCAAAGACACGCCGGCGTCCCAGAAAAATAAGGTCGTAACTGTTACTTACGACCTTATATGACCTATACATATTCGGAAACTGCATAAAAAGGGCTATAGCCTGAACAGAAAATCATTATTGTGTGGTCCTGTTTATTGaaccaaaaatgacattttattaataatacAAGGTCGTATCTGTTACTTACGACCCAGTTTTTTGGTCAGTTTTTGAAATATCTACTGAAGAATTAGGTCGTATCTGTCACTAACAACCCGTACGTAACAGATACGACATTTCATTATT is a window from the Mercenaria mercenaria strain notata chromosome 7, MADL_Memer_1, whole genome shotgun sequence genome containing:
- the LOC123555046 gene encoding coiled-coil domain-containing protein 39-like, with protein sequence MSRGSRDNNSILSEIDWDEGLSMPVANAENKALEDEVQRKQRNIVHVRNDLEEFEDRIHAMSEHLKNVRQELQHTQGLVGARKKEVETESHLLTIAEREEGRLKQEIQKLEKEIEELKERKNVFENNIFKQTQKLEEMKSQMNWDQQALEAWLEESARKDEDSMAIQKYSRHDESKIKELSLRMERLTDESAKKRKQLDHEMTSTLTAQIELDKTAEDFRKAHQERQELIKQWENTIEQMQRRDKEMDLLAAQLARVKAEVRKREETIKEKQQFLDNEIENNSEQEKKISIAERTAARIRSDYQEAETQRVQFQDELDALKRTVDRTVTDLESTRSQVTQLKKDVVDKENRLKQAKDLRETLVEKLKIVTESNLSAEERAARMDELLDDEEGRQKEIDQDLKYLRDLQFKKMQELHENQTKERNSEAEIQGSHAAIRNLNSKISKLDTDSLKQQEIIYNQDFSIQQLERRINRMQGERSNEEKIHLEAKIKDLTDELEQKNNTHTLLTLQLKRLQDDIRRVSRELEKSGSEKNDLTSKIEELYLYNDSSERELKKIITSKQDLMVDQNILKLELKRLRDMLNERADEVFSLEKRRLQLETAMKERHQEINIHKEMLSAQVRAVNEERQQISAELHERISKIDKLRKRYEILMVSMAPPEGEEERSQAYYVIKAAQEKEELQREGDDLDARIRKAEKEIRALENTLKLMNNRNETYRKSFNKVTDASDEMEEKQQLDEQMRAVMDKYKYKRRQIRELQEDLQTMSNTLENLNRDEDAYVEMVEEKKNKILQLNKELDDQRAKLERVTKQNLRYAKEVRSAKKSKGETPEEKDFTVRELREFNKNVMQQIGEATQVHPDLGEAVALYFQQANLPSLTPSRQPGSARSSLSSVRSSASSIKSPTGSAMGRAQIGADFGGVQSPGSSRSSSSMSSIRSGRSGRSQTSGRR